One window of Akkermansia biwaensis genomic DNA carries:
- a CDS encoding glycosyltransferase family 9 protein has protein sequence MSAQRILIIKHGALGDVVLAMGTMKRLRELHPDAHISLMTMGMFVPMARQLGVFDDFIVDDRVPYWKLGTTWAAIRSIVEGNFDVVYDLQESSRTRKRYYPAVRFLLNRDMDWVACNSGERRRLLKKNSFRLGRVERTPYRLERVLTDLSFMHGEGRHFDELPERYVLMIPGCSPSHPYKRWPVENFCSLARRLAERSIASVVIGTRAEAVEVEAIASCSPLAVSFLGKSSLMDIPQMALRSLACVGNDTGPTHMCAYSGVPVTALFCHRTRKSAITARRITNLISPGGIEEITVDQVWASLEPYLHG, from the coding sequence ATGTCTGCACAGCGCATTTTGATCATCAAGCACGGAGCTCTGGGCGACGTGGTGCTGGCCATGGGAACGATGAAGCGCCTCCGGGAGCTGCATCCGGATGCCCATATCAGCCTGATGACGATGGGGATGTTCGTTCCGATGGCGAGGCAGCTGGGCGTGTTTGACGATTTCATCGTGGATGACCGGGTTCCATACTGGAAGCTAGGCACCACCTGGGCGGCCATCCGTTCCATTGTGGAAGGCAATTTTGATGTAGTATATGACCTTCAGGAATCCTCCCGCACCAGGAAGCGCTATTATCCGGCCGTCCGCTTTCTACTTAACCGCGATATGGACTGGGTGGCCTGCAATTCCGGTGAACGCCGCAGGTTGTTGAAAAAAAATAGCTTCCGGCTTGGAAGGGTGGAAAGGACGCCGTATCGGCTGGAGCGCGTCCTAACGGATTTGTCCTTCATGCACGGGGAGGGCCGGCATTTTGACGAGCTTCCGGAACGTTATGTGCTGATGATTCCGGGTTGTTCCCCCTCCCATCCCTACAAACGCTGGCCGGTTGAGAATTTCTGCTCCCTGGCGCGGCGCCTGGCGGAGCGAAGCATAGCATCCGTAGTGATCGGCACGAGGGCGGAAGCCGTGGAAGTGGAGGCCATTGCCTCCTGTTCTCCGCTGGCTGTCAGTTTTCTGGGCAAGTCTTCCCTGATGGATATTCCTCAGATGGCGTTGCGCTCCCTGGCCTGCGTGGGCAATGATACGGGCCCGACGCACATGTGCGCCTATTCCGGCGTACCCGTAACAGCCCTTTTCTGCCACCGGACGCGCAAGTCCGCCATCACGGCCCGACGCATCACGAACCTGATTTCCCCGGGAGGCATTGAGGAAATCACGGTGGACCAGGTGTGGGCTTCCCTGGAACCCTATTTACATGGATAA
- a CDS encoding glycosyltransferase family 8 protein: MKKNEFAVVLASDNRGILPLSVTVFSLLNTAGPDTFYKVYILSDGIDAGNRSKLEELAAPFDCRLEFIEISNILEEHDFPHTQQWPVPAWGRVFIPELLKEEKGNVLYLDIDVLVCRDLTELFRTDLAGRAVGVVFENFSKPGSHFNERLDMPLSCTGYFNSGVLLMDVDVFRQKGLVRAVLDYAVSYRDRLTCPDQDALNGALCELTAPLHPRWNWHDGLTRRILKNDPAEKFWRGVTPRQAVEAALEPGILHYQGVHKPWRYNWRYEGERYERVMRDAGLLCGPLPGRTPLAVLKKYLYKPVYRMTGNKILKLRERFDEEDRG; encoded by the coding sequence ATGAAAAAGAATGAATTCGCCGTCGTCCTTGCCAGTGACAACCGGGGGATATTGCCCTTGAGCGTCACGGTTTTTTCTTTGTTGAACACGGCGGGGCCGGACACTTTTTACAAGGTTTACATACTTTCCGACGGCATTGATGCCGGAAACCGCAGCAAGCTGGAAGAGCTGGCGGCTCCGTTCGACTGCCGGCTGGAGTTTATTGAGATTTCCAATATCCTGGAGGAGCACGATTTTCCCCATACTCAACAGTGGCCCGTACCCGCCTGGGGACGCGTATTTATCCCGGAGCTGCTGAAGGAGGAAAAGGGCAATGTCCTTTATCTGGATATTGATGTTCTGGTTTGCCGGGATTTGACGGAGCTTTTCCGCACGGATCTGGCCGGAAGGGCGGTTGGAGTGGTGTTTGAGAATTTTTCAAAGCCCGGTTCCCATTTCAACGAACGGCTGGACATGCCGCTGAGCTGCACGGGGTATTTCAATTCCGGAGTGCTGCTGATGGATGTGGATGTTTTCCGGCAGAAGGGGCTGGTGCGCGCCGTGCTGGATTATGCCGTCAGCTACAGGGACAGGCTTACCTGCCCGGACCAGGACGCCCTGAACGGCGCTTTGTGCGAATTGACGGCTCCCCTGCATCCCCGGTGGAACTGGCATGACGGGCTGACGCGCCGCATTTTGAAAAATGATCCCGCAGAGAAGTTCTGGCGAGGTGTGACGCCGCGCCAGGCGGTGGAAGCCGCCCTGGAGCCCGGAATTCTTCATTATCAGGGCGTTCACAAGCCCTGGCGGTATAATTGGCGCTACGAAGGGGAGCGCTATGAACGGGTCATGCGGGACGCCGGGCTACTCTGCGGCCCTCTTCCCGGCAGAACTCCGCTGGCGGTGCTGAAAAAATACCTTTACAAGCCAGTTTACAGGATGACCGGAAACAAGATACTGAAGCTGCGGGAGCGGTTTGATGAAGAGGACAGGGGATGA
- the rfaD gene encoding ADP-glyceromanno-heptose 6-epimerase: MIIVTGGAGFIGSNIVAALEKAGKKDIVVVDTLGSSDKWKNIAKRELCAVVPPEDMLDYMETHAEEIEAVIHMGAISATTETDADLIIRTNFTLSWYLWEFCTLYGKQFIYASSAATYGDGSMGFDDNPSLEHVNALRPLNAYGWSKALFDRKVAREVREGRPVPPQYAGLKFFNVYGPNEYHKGGQKSVVAHIFPQVKVNETVKLFKSYHPDYRDGWQLRDFVWVGDCVDVVLWLLDHPEVGGLFNVGSGEARSFYDLAKAAFNALGLQEKIGYREMPEELKGKYQYYTQADLSRLRAAGYLAPMTSLEDGVRQYVQKYLDREDSYV, encoded by the coding sequence ATGATCATTGTCACAGGCGGAGCCGGGTTCATCGGATCAAATATTGTCGCAGCCCTGGAGAAGGCCGGCAAAAAAGATATTGTCGTCGTGGATACGCTGGGTTCCTCTGACAAATGGAAAAACATAGCCAAACGGGAGTTGTGCGCGGTGGTGCCGCCGGAAGACATGCTTGATTACATGGAAACGCACGCGGAGGAAATCGAAGCCGTCATTCACATGGGCGCGATTTCCGCGACGACGGAAACGGATGCGGATCTGATCATCCGGACGAATTTTACATTGAGCTGGTACTTGTGGGAATTTTGCACCCTGTATGGGAAGCAGTTTATTTACGCCTCTTCGGCAGCCACTTACGGGGACGGTTCCATGGGGTTTGACGACAATCCGTCCCTGGAGCATGTCAATGCGCTACGGCCATTGAACGCCTATGGATGGAGCAAGGCCCTGTTTGATCGGAAGGTGGCCAGGGAAGTGCGGGAGGGGCGTCCGGTTCCTCCCCAGTATGCCGGCCTCAAGTTTTTCAACGTGTACGGCCCCAATGAGTACCACAAGGGCGGCCAGAAGAGCGTGGTGGCCCACATTTTCCCCCAGGTAAAAGTGAATGAGACCGTCAAGCTGTTCAAGTCCTACCATCCCGATTACAGGGACGGCTGGCAGCTCCGGGATTTCGTGTGGGTGGGGGACTGCGTAGACGTGGTTCTCTGGCTGCTGGACCATCCGGAAGTGGGCGGCCTGTTCAATGTGGGTTCCGGGGAGGCGCGTTCGTTTTACGATCTGGCCAAGGCGGCGTTCAATGCCCTGGGCCTTCAGGAAAAAATCGGTTACCGGGAAATGCCTGAGGAACTCAAGGGCAAATACCAGTATTACACGCAGGCCGACCTTTCCCGGCTGCGCGCCGCCGGATACTTGGCGCCCATGACTTCCCTGGAAGACGGCGTACGGCAGTATGTGCAGAAGTATCTGGACCGGGAGGACAGCTACGTTTAA
- a CDS encoding glycosyltransferase family 2 protein — translation MDRPAKISVLIPVYNVAPYVGACLQSICSQTLKDLEIICADDASTDESASIVKEWMAKDSRIRLVSAPVNGGISRTRNLLMKHAGGEFLMMVDSDDWLEVDALERMYETACACHADRLVCGYRYYYEDEPDREDFFLPGSGTDADKSWIFCTPDTIGKVHHGTNGLMIRRSVVEACGRRFPGGLVCEDMYFHYVTYPFCKRASIVREPLYVYRKRAGSITEEFTSGYSLKSLDYVKVALLILEAWKEDGLIEEYRTAFLKMLVMSVRNVRKYAPHSEQKDVTRTVCRVLREEGLYRPQEDDGRLTAREAKLLKSWLAGKSELGFSYYWKKMRKRVPQLFRH, via the coding sequence ATGGACCGGCCTGCCAAAATATCTGTTCTGATACCCGTTTACAATGTGGCTCCTTATGTGGGAGCGTGCCTTCAAAGTATTTGCAGCCAGACGCTGAAAGACCTGGAAATTATTTGCGCGGATGATGCCTCTACGGATGAGTCCGCATCCATTGTGAAGGAGTGGATGGCAAAGGATTCCCGCATCAGGCTTGTCAGCGCTCCTGTGAACGGCGGCATTTCCCGGACGCGGAATCTTCTCATGAAACATGCCGGAGGGGAGTTTCTCATGATGGTGGATTCGGACGACTGGCTGGAGGTGGACGCCCTGGAGCGCATGTATGAGACGGCATGCGCCTGCCATGCGGACCGCCTTGTTTGTGGCTACCGCTATTATTACGAGGATGAACCGGACCGGGAGGATTTCTTTCTACCGGGAAGCGGGACGGACGCGGACAAAAGCTGGATTTTCTGTACTCCGGATACGATCGGAAAGGTTCATCATGGAACCAACGGTCTGATGATACGCCGTTCCGTGGTGGAGGCGTGCGGGAGGCGGTTCCCTGGAGGGCTGGTCTGTGAAGACATGTATTTCCATTACGTGACGTATCCTTTCTGCAAGCGCGCCTCCATTGTCCGTGAACCGTTGTACGTGTACCGCAAACGGGCAGGTTCCATTACGGAGGAATTCACCTCCGGCTATTCCCTGAAATCCCTGGATTACGTAAAAGTGGCCTTGCTGATTCTGGAAGCGTGGAAGGAGGATGGACTTATTGAGGAGTACAGGACGGCTTTTCTGAAGATGCTGGTGATGAGCGTGCGCAATGTACGCAAGTATGCGCCTCATTCCGAACAGAAGGACGTTACCCGGACAGTGTGCCGCGTGCTCCGTGAAGAGGGCCTGTATCGCCCGCAGGAGGATGACGGCCGCCTGACCGCCAGGGAAGCCAAATTGCTGAAATCCTGGCTGGCCGGAAAGTCCGAACTGGGCTTTTCCTATTATTGGAAGAAGATGCGCAAGAGAGTGCCTCAGCTGTTCCGCCATTGA